One genomic window of Struthio camelus isolate bStrCam1 chromosome 1, bStrCam1.hap1, whole genome shotgun sequence includes the following:
- the LOC104149403 gene encoding uncharacterized protein has translation MQGRRPLTPLTARPWPADGEPRRRRWRRRLGSADCRDPAVTAYLCGDFLRKIRRAAAGPGRAARGPSEEAGGGRGEAEACAAAVAAVAVSPRAVDGAVRAFGRQRGWHASGHRQHGGVEHVSFMKERNFCSLVPWAASYLSDPEGYRKPCSSVQYPTSVMREHCGKLEHKVSPSRCTSTPVHAVHLHPEPQGWDQTQRRELELQWDSAPKSGDSWVLNETDEDGGQQHPLARSWKKFRYFTD, from the exons ATGCAGGGG CGGCGCCCGCTCACCCCGCTCACGGCGCGCCCATGGCCGGCCGAcggcgagccccggcggcggcggtggcggcggcggctcggctcaGCTGACTGCCGTGACCCCGCCGTCACCGCCTACCTCTGCGGGGATTTCCTGCGGAAAATCCGCCGTGctgcggccgggcccgggcgggcggcgcgggggccttCTGAggaggccggcgggggccgcggggaggccgaggcctgcgcggcggcggtggcggcggtggcggtgtcCCCCCGTGCGGTGGACGGGGCTGTGCGGGCCTTCGGGAGGCAGCGAGGGTGGCATGCTTCTG GTCATAGGCAACATGGAGGAGTGGAACATGTTAGCTTCatgaaggaaagaaatttttGCTCTCTG GTGCCTTGGGCAGCATCTTACCTATCTGATCCAGAGGGGTATCGGAAGCCGTGCTCCTCTGTTCAGTACCCTACAAGCGTGATGCGTGAGCACTGTGGGAAGCTAGAACACAAG GTCTCCCCCTCTAGATGTACAAGCACACCTGTACACGCTGTACACCTCCACCCAGAGCCGCAAGGCTGGGACCAAACCCAAAGGAGAGAACTTGAACTTCAATGGGATTCAGCCCCCAAATCTGGGGATTCTTGGGTGCTGAATGAGACCGACGAGGATGGTGGGCAGCAGCATCCCTTAGCGCGCTCCTGGAAAAAATTCAGATACTTCACTGATTAG
- the OPTN gene encoding optineurin isoform X1 codes for MSSKLQSRPAENGEHPRGKMENGTDGVAPPTLSTYTPEEMVQQMKELITENNELKEAMRLRNQAMKDRYEELSVWREKQKEEREFYESKFKEAEQCLLAKCIENEQLQKQLQSLKEREEGAEMEGCLTPEKEATQLKSQVQRLQAEKADLLAIISELQVKLNNSVEDSFVEIRMNEGEVNRTAKENQDNSGEMISNAAIYTRSKPADEAKNLESEELTVSQLLCCLRNETQKRENLEKELQNHKERLSKLKKEEGNRTESATQTEKEEEESSEVVGSEVETLNLQVCALFKELQEAHEKLKEAELIQKKLQEKCQVLERKSSAAASELDEKQQLVYTIRKLELQVESMQSEFKLEQAKTQEERAKCSSLQDAYNKLRSELTEAMKTIDEMKLKELDRVDKAVLEELTAKVELAEQALAAKQFKMDEMKQIIAKQEEDLETMAVLRAQMEVYCSDFHAERAAREKIHEEKEQLAVQLAYLLKEQRNLDDLSRNSLAEMQSRHGARAAGNREHSPHLVQRGTGSQDWSQQRNISMYSCPKCEEILPDLDTLQIHVMDCIN; via the exons ATGTCCAGCAAGCTACAAAGCCGTCCTGCTGAAAATGGGGAGCATCCCCGGGGGAAGATGGAAAACGGCACGGACGGCGTGGCTCCCCCCACCCTCAGTACGTACACGCCGGAAGAGATGGTGCAACAGATGAAAGAACTCATCACTGAGAACAACGAGTTAAAAG AAGCCATGAGGTTACGTAACCAAGCAATGAAGGACCGATACGAGGAACTTTCCGTCTGGcgagagaagcagaaagaagaacGTGAATTTTACGAGTCAAAGTTTAAAGAAGCCGAGCAGTGCTTGCTAGCCAAATGCATTGAGAATGAACAGCTACAGAAACAACTTCAGagcttaaaagaaagagaagaaggagctGAAATG GAGGGTTGCCTGACTCCTGAGAAGGAAGCGACACAGCTGAaatcccaggtgcagcggctccAGGCTGAGAAGGCAGATCTGCTTGCCATCATTTCAGAATTACAAGTCAAGCTGAACAACTCAGTAGAGGACTCTTTTGTGGAGATTAGGATGAAT gaAGGAGAAGTAAAtagaactgcaaaagaaaatcaagataACAGTGGTGAAATGATCAGTAACGCTGCTATCTACAC CAGGAGCAAACCTGCAGATGAAGCGAAGAATTTAGAGTCTGAAGAGCTAActgtgagccagctgctctgctgccttcGAAATGAAACTCAGAAGAGGGAAAACCTTGAGAAGGAGTTGCAGAATCACAAGGAGAG GCTGTCaaagctgaagaaggaagaaggcaaCCGTACGGAGAGTGCAACTCAaactgagaaggaagaagaggagagtTCAGAGGTT gtTGGCAGTGAAGTAGAAACCCTGAATTTGCAAGTGTGTGCTCTGTTTAAAGAGCTTCAGGAGGCCCATGAGAAGTTAAAAGAAGCAGAACTGATTCAGAAGAAGCTTCAAGAAAA GTGCCAAGTACTTGAAAGGAAAAGCTCTGCGGCTGCATCAGAATtggatgagaagcagcagctagTATACACCATCAGGAAGCTGGAACTTCAGGTGGAGAGCATGCAGTCAGAGTTCAAGCTGGAACAAGCCAAGACACAGGAAGAAAG GGCAAAATGTAGTAGCTTGCAGGATGCATACAACAAACTCCGTTCTGAACTCACTGAGGCAATGAAAACGATCGATGAAATGAAACTCAAAGAG CTGGACAGAGTTGATAAAGCTGTGCTGGAAGAACTGACTGCAAAGGTAGAGCTGGCAGAACAAGCCCTCGCTGCAAAACAGTTCAAAATGGATGAAATGAAGCAGATAATTGCAAAGCAAGAGGAAGACCTTGAAACCATGGCTGTACTCCGTGCTCAG ATGGAGGTTTATTGTTCTGATTTCCATGCCGAGAGGGCAGCAAGAGAGAAGATCCATGAGGAGAAGGAGCAGTTGGCTGTCCAGCTGGCATACCTGCTAAAAGAGCAGCGGAACCTCGATGATCTGAGCCG AAACTCTTTGGCGGAGATGCAGAGTCGCCATggagccagggcagcaggaaatCGGGAACATTCACCTCACCTTGTCCAAAGAG gaactGGTAGTCAAGACTGGTCACAGCAGCGGAATATCTCAATGTATTCATGTCCCAAATGTGAAGAAATTCTACCTGATTTGGACACACTGCAGATTCATGTTATGGACTGCATTAATTGA
- the OPTN gene encoding optineurin isoform X2 — translation MSSKLQSRPAENGEHPRGKMENGTDGVAPPTLSTYTPEEMVQQMKELITENNELKEAMRLRNQAMKDRYEELSVWREKQKEEREFYESKFKEAEQCLLAKCIENEQLQKQLQSLKEREEGAEMEGCLTPEKEATQLKSQVQRLQAEKADLLAIISELQVKLNNSVEDSFVEIRMNEGEVNRTAKENQDNSGEMISNAAIYTSKPADEAKNLESEELTVSQLLCCLRNETQKRENLEKELQNHKERLSKLKKEEGNRTESATQTEKEEEESSEVVGSEVETLNLQVCALFKELQEAHEKLKEAELIQKKLQEKCQVLERKSSAAASELDEKQQLVYTIRKLELQVESMQSEFKLEQAKTQEERAKCSSLQDAYNKLRSELTEAMKTIDEMKLKELDRVDKAVLEELTAKVELAEQALAAKQFKMDEMKQIIAKQEEDLETMAVLRAQMEVYCSDFHAERAAREKIHEEKEQLAVQLAYLLKEQRNLDDLSRNSLAEMQSRHGARAAGNREHSPHLVQRGTGSQDWSQQRNISMYSCPKCEEILPDLDTLQIHVMDCIN, via the exons ATGTCCAGCAAGCTACAAAGCCGTCCTGCTGAAAATGGGGAGCATCCCCGGGGGAAGATGGAAAACGGCACGGACGGCGTGGCTCCCCCCACCCTCAGTACGTACACGCCGGAAGAGATGGTGCAACAGATGAAAGAACTCATCACTGAGAACAACGAGTTAAAAG AAGCCATGAGGTTACGTAACCAAGCAATGAAGGACCGATACGAGGAACTTTCCGTCTGGcgagagaagcagaaagaagaacGTGAATTTTACGAGTCAAAGTTTAAAGAAGCCGAGCAGTGCTTGCTAGCCAAATGCATTGAGAATGAACAGCTACAGAAACAACTTCAGagcttaaaagaaagagaagaaggagctGAAATG GAGGGTTGCCTGACTCCTGAGAAGGAAGCGACACAGCTGAaatcccaggtgcagcggctccAGGCTGAGAAGGCAGATCTGCTTGCCATCATTTCAGAATTACAAGTCAAGCTGAACAACTCAGTAGAGGACTCTTTTGTGGAGATTAGGATGAAT gaAGGAGAAGTAAAtagaactgcaaaagaaaatcaagataACAGTGGTGAAATGATCAGTAACGCTGCTATCTACAC GAGCAAACCTGCAGATGAAGCGAAGAATTTAGAGTCTGAAGAGCTAActgtgagccagctgctctgctgccttcGAAATGAAACTCAGAAGAGGGAAAACCTTGAGAAGGAGTTGCAGAATCACAAGGAGAG GCTGTCaaagctgaagaaggaagaaggcaaCCGTACGGAGAGTGCAACTCAaactgagaaggaagaagaggagagtTCAGAGGTT gtTGGCAGTGAAGTAGAAACCCTGAATTTGCAAGTGTGTGCTCTGTTTAAAGAGCTTCAGGAGGCCCATGAGAAGTTAAAAGAAGCAGAACTGATTCAGAAGAAGCTTCAAGAAAA GTGCCAAGTACTTGAAAGGAAAAGCTCTGCGGCTGCATCAGAATtggatgagaagcagcagctagTATACACCATCAGGAAGCTGGAACTTCAGGTGGAGAGCATGCAGTCAGAGTTCAAGCTGGAACAAGCCAAGACACAGGAAGAAAG GGCAAAATGTAGTAGCTTGCAGGATGCATACAACAAACTCCGTTCTGAACTCACTGAGGCAATGAAAACGATCGATGAAATGAAACTCAAAGAG CTGGACAGAGTTGATAAAGCTGTGCTGGAAGAACTGACTGCAAAGGTAGAGCTGGCAGAACAAGCCCTCGCTGCAAAACAGTTCAAAATGGATGAAATGAAGCAGATAATTGCAAAGCAAGAGGAAGACCTTGAAACCATGGCTGTACTCCGTGCTCAG ATGGAGGTTTATTGTTCTGATTTCCATGCCGAGAGGGCAGCAAGAGAGAAGATCCATGAGGAGAAGGAGCAGTTGGCTGTCCAGCTGGCATACCTGCTAAAAGAGCAGCGGAACCTCGATGATCTGAGCCG AAACTCTTTGGCGGAGATGCAGAGTCGCCATggagccagggcagcaggaaatCGGGAACATTCACCTCACCTTGTCCAAAGAG gaactGGTAGTCAAGACTGGTCACAGCAGCGGAATATCTCAATGTATTCATGTCCCAAATGTGAAGAAATTCTACCTGATTTGGACACACTGCAGATTCATGTTATGGACTGCATTAATTGA